From Acidobacteriota bacterium:
GTCTGTCGGCATCGCGAAGAGCAAGACTGCCGTCAACAGGAACCAACAAGGCATCGGTCGCTTTCTACGCATGTCATCTACTCCCATATCAGAGCGCTTCCTTTCTTCGACCTGATGATAGAGTGACGCAGCCCAGGCAAAATAGGAAAAAACCGTCAATCGATTTCTAGAAAAGAGACATTCTGGGTGGCCCGGAATTGGCGGGGAGTCATGCCGGAAAAGCTCTTGAATTCGGCGTTGAAATGGGACTGGTCGTAGTATCCGCAGTTCTGCGCGATTTCGGTGAGCGGTGTGCGGCGCCTGTCCCGTACCTGTCGGCAGGAATGGAGGAAGCGGGTGAGCCGGGCGAAGCGCTTGGGCGTCATGCCCAGGGACGAGGTGAAGGTCCTCTCCAGGCCCCGCTCGCTGAACCCCAGGTCGCGGCAGAGTTGAGGGATTCTAAGATCGCCCTTGCGTCTCCACACCTCGCGCACGAGCGGTTCGACCTGCTCTTTGTGATGACGGTGCAGTTGGGCCAGCAGGAACCGTTCCAGCAGTTCCACCCGCTCCCGGTATCCGGACGCTCCAGCCAGCTTCGCTTCCAGTTCACGCGTCGCGTGGCCCCAAAGGCTTTCGGCGTCAACCTGGGAATCAGCCACTTCGCTAACCGGCAAGCCCAAAAAGTGGCAAGCCCCCCAGGGATGAAAGCGGGCTGAAATGAAACCACAGGCTCCTTCCGGCCGGAACTCCACAAAACGCCGGGTCTGCGACACGGCGACGCTGCGCGGCTGCCGCGCGAACTCTTCCCCGTCGTAGCGGCAGACCAGGGGAGTGCGCCAGTGAAAGACCACTTCCACAAGCCCGTCCGGCACTACCCTCTCAGGCGAGCCGAACGATTCCGCCTGATCAACCTCCAACACCCAGATCAGCCGCACATAGGGCCGAAGCTGCGGGCGAGGCACCAGTTCACGGAAATGCATCCTCAACAGAATATCAGGTATTCGACGCTCAGCGTCCCGTGGCCTCCGGGATTCAACGGACACGTCCTGTCGCCCAGGCTTAACTCGCGGAACGGGTGACTCGAATGGACGTCTATGGATGCGGAGGGCCGTCATGGTATTGAAACGCTCGCTGTTGGTGCTTGGATTTATCGCTATTCTCTCTTCCCTCGCCTGGGCCCAAGAGGGGCAGGAGATGACCGCCGGATTTGAGGTGGTGGGAGAGACGTTTGTCGCTGTGCAAGTGCCGGATGCCCAGGCCTCGGCGGAATGGTATCAGAGGGTTTTGGGGTTGGAAGAGGTCAAGAGGCTGGATGCTGAGGACGGGCGCTTTTCCATCCGCATTCTGGCCCGGACGGGCTTGACAGTCGAACTGATCCGCACCAACACGGCCGTGGACGTCTCCGGGACGCCCCGTGGACTCTTCAAGGCCGGATTCTACGTCGACGACATCGGGGCAGCCTTCCGCTGGCTGAACTCGCAGCAAGTCGAAACCGACGAAGGCATCTTCAGCGACGAGGCCCTCTCCGTGCGCACCTTCGTCTTCCGCGACCCCGACGGCAACCGCCTGCAAGTCTTCGCTAAGCTCTCCGAGAACTGAACTCGCTTCCCGCGCTAAACTGGATACGATCATGAGTGCACATCAAAAAATCAACTACGTGGAATTCCCGGCCAACGACCTACAAGCGACCAAGAGCTTCTTCCGCAAGACCTTCGGCTGGTCGTTCCAGGACTATGGGCCCACCTACACCAGCTTCTCCGACTCCGGGTTGGCGGGCGGTTTCTTCAAGTCCGGACTGAAGGCCAGCACCGCCGACGGCAGCGCGCTCGTCGTGCTCTACAGCAGCGACCTCGAAGAGACCTACGAGAAGGTCGTGAAAGCCGGCGGTTCCATCGTCAAGGAGATCTTCTCCTTTCCCGGCGGACGCCGCTTTCATTTCACCGAGCCCAGCGGCAACGAACTGGCGGTCTGGTCAGATGCATAAAGCTAGAGGTAGCGAGCAGCCTCATACCGCCGAGAGCAAATAAGCCCTCAGCGCGGTTGCTGAAACTTGATTCGTGTGTGAACTTGTTGGCCACCAAGTGCTGCCGGTCATAAATTCTGAGCCAGGGCCCTCCTTTTCTTGTTCCTGGAAGGGACACATTCGTTAGCCCAGCGACTGTGTTAGCGCGGGCCTCAGGTACCTTTCCACCGACCTCTATTCCAGAAGCGTCTAATGGACAAACGGGGCTAGAGACGATAACCTTGACAGAAAGCGTTGCGCCGTCAAGCATAGGAGAAGTCTCGATGAATCGTCATCTCTCATGGATTACTGCTCTAGTTCTTTGTTCGGCCCTAGGCGCACTGTCGTCCGTTGCGGCCCAGTCCCGCGGGGAGGCGATGGTCGAGATTCCTCTCGAAATCGGGCCATGGGATTCCAACGTCAGCTCTGTCTTGTCTCTTACAAACCAAAATCGCGAGCCCCTGAAGCCAGGTGAGGAGCTGTCAGGAAACTGGGACGGCTTAGCCTACAAGGTCCTGCGCCGTGAGGATGACTCTCAGCCCGTCGACTTGTGGGTGGACAGAGATGGCGACGAGACACCCGATGAGCCAGTGATCAGCCTCGAGCCGGACCAGGAAGTCCCTGTCACTGTGCGGTGCCGCCTGGGAGGCGCAAGGGAGTGCCGCTTGATGGTCAAACTCAACTACGATGATGACCACATCCATAGGATTCTTAGGCGCCCAACTTATGCTGCTCACGGACGCCTGGAAATGGGTGAATGCTCGATTCCGATCGTCTTTCGGGATTTCACGGCCGACGGTAGATTCGACACCAACGATCTTCGTAGAGGCACGGCCCTGGGCTTGGATTTCGATCAGGACGGCCGCATCTACGGCCGCCGCGAACACGTCGGCGTGGAGGTCTTTCTGGCCTGCGGCAAGGTCTGGATGATCGATGATATCGACTCCTCCCGGGCTGTTTTGCGGCTCTCGCGAGCGGGTTGGCCCCTGCCGGAATCGAACGAGCCGATGGCGCCCCTCGCTTTTCAGCTTAGGGATGGCGGCCAGCTCGAGTTGGCCAGCCTTCAGGGGCGGTTGACCGTCCTTGACTTTTGGGCCACCTGGTGCGGTCCCTGCGTAGCCGCCATGCCGAAGCTTGAAGAAATGCACACTCGATACGGCGACCGCCTACAAGTTCTTGGCCTGATACTGGACAACCGTCCGGACAAGGAAAAGGAGATTCTGCAAAAAGCGGGCGTAACTTACCCCAACCATGCCTTGCGCGACGGCGAATTCGACACCGCCTACCGCGTACTCAGGTCCGCCCACCGAAGCATACCCCTCTACATTGTGCTCGACGAGGACTCGCGCTTCATCGCCGGCCTCTCCGACGCCGAAGAGTTGGCCGCCCTCATCAAGGAACGCTTGCCAGAGCCGTGATCTCCCTGGCCGGTGGCAAGGTTTACTCTTGGAGTTGAGGGGTGGCTCTCAAGGCGTAAAACAACGCCGTCAACACCAGAATGTGATTATAAGGGGTAGCGAATCTTCATAGGGGGCAACCTTGAAAGGGGATTGTGATGGTGAATCGGCTGGTGTTGGGTTGGGTGATGGTTGGGTTGACGGCTTTGGGGATGGGATGCGGGGACCGGTGGGGCCGGAAGGGCACGGGGCTGGACCAGGTTGAGCAGTGGATTTACTTTGTGGCCGGGGACGAGGAGCAGTCGGATATCTACCGGATGCGGGCGGATGGGGCGGAGCTCGAGCAGATCACCGACGATCCGGCCAATGACTGGGGGCCGCGTTGGGTTGCCGGGGCGGGCAAGATCTCCTTCGTCTCCGACCGCAAGGGCCAAGACTGGGTCTATTGGATGAACCTGGACGGCTCCCAGGTGGAAGAGATCATGGCCAATCCGGCCGGGGACGAGGCGCCCGAGTTTTCCTCCGACGGCCAGTGGATCCTCTTCTCGTCGGACAGGGACGGAAACCGCGACGTCTACCGCAAGCGGCGCGACGGCACGGCTGAAGTGAGGCTGACCTCTCACCCGGGAGAAGACAAGCAGCCGCGCTTCTCCCCCGACGGACGCCAGGTGGTCTTCACCTCCAACCGCGACGGCAACCAGGAGATCTACCTGATGGAGTCGGACGGATCGAATCCCGTTAACCTGACCCAGCATGAGGCCGACGAGGGGCATCCGTCCTTCGCGCCTGACGGCGACAGCATCCTCTTCCGGTCGGGACGCGATGGAAATCAGGATATCTACGTCCTCGACCTGGGTAGCGGCGACTTGCGTCAGATCACCAAGGCGCCTTCCTGGGAACTGGTGGCCGGATTCTCGGCCGACAGCCGCAGCGTCGTTTTCGGGTCCAACCGGGATGAGGATTGGGAACTCTATGTGGTGCCTGTGCTCGGCGGAGACCCTGTGCGGCTTACGCGGCGTGCAGGTTTTGACGGGGACCCGATATGGGTTTGGATAGAGAAGGGGTCTTAGTGGGCGGCGGCGGCTTGGGGGGAGCCGCCGACTTCTTCGACGACCTCCTCTGTGCTGAGGATGCGGCAGTAGCGGTTGCGCAGAGTTTCCACCGTGAACGTGTGGCGCTCTTCAGTGACGGTCGCGCAGGCGTCTTCGACCAGAATCACGTAATAGCCCAAGTCGCTGGCATCGCGAATGGTCGTCGAGACGCATTCATCGGTGTAGACGCCGGTGATGAACAGCGTCTCGATGTCGAGATTATTCAAGACATAAGCGAGGTTGGTGGCCGAGAATACGCCGCTGGCGGACTTATTGATAATGATCTCGTCGCCCATGGGCGCGATCTGCTCCAGGAAGTCGGCTTCCTTCGATCCCGGGGCGGCCAGCAGTTGCAAGCGCTTGTGGGCCGGCGAGCGGTCCCGCCCGTCCTTGGTCAAAGACTGAATGCGCACGTGGATGACTTCCTGATTGAGATGACGGAAGTGGTCCTGCAAGCGCCGGACGTTGGGCAGCACGACCTGCTCTAATCTATGGAAATAATATTGCTGAGCCTCTTCGGGAACGCCTGAGTCGACCGCTTCGGCGAAGACCCCATGTCCCGGGGCCGCGTCCAGGTACTGCATGTCGATGCACAGCAGTGCGCAGCCCTCCACGGGCTCGCGCTGAAAGCGCTCCGGGTCCTGCACGACCCAGCCGCGGTAGGAATCTTCCAGCGGATCGACGTTGATGAACTCTTCCTGGGGAGGGGACTCCTCCCCATCCCGGGGGGTGTCCGGGGCCGTTTCCCCGGCCTTGCGGCCAGCCCGGGGGGTGTCCGGGGCCGTTTCCCCGGCCTTGCGGCCAGCAGGCTTGTCAGGCATCTTCGAATTCACCTCCGGCGATTCGGATAAGGGAGTTGAGCATCAGGTTGGCACCGCTTTCGATGTCTTCCCAATGGGTCCATTCGGCAGGGGAATGGCTGCGTCCGTCCTTGCTGGGGACGAAGATCATTCCCACGGGCGTCATCTTGGCCATGATCTGGGCGTCGTGAGCCGCCCCCGAGGGCATATGGCGCGACCTGAGGTCTAGCTCGTCGGCCGTTTCCGAAATGATCTCGACCAGCCGCTTGTTACAGTCCATGGGCGCCACCTGGCTGAGGACGTCGAACTCGAACATCAAGTCGCGACGCCGGCCCAGCGCTGAGAGGACGCGCCGGAAAGCGCCGGCCAGATCTTCCAGCACCTGCGCGTCAGGGTCGCGCACGTCGAGGGAAAACTCGACGCCTCCGGGCACCGTGTTGGCGGTTCCCGGCGTGAGGTCGACCTTGCCGATAGTGGCCACCGAGTCGTCGGAACCGTTTTCATCCAGCACCCGGCGCACCTCGTGTGCGAACTCGGCCAGCCCGTTGAAGGCGTCGCGCCGCATGTCCATGGGCGTAGTGCCGGCGTGATCGGGCTGGCCGATCAATCGCACCGACCACTTGAAGAGCCCCACGATCTCGTCCACCACACCCACTGTGGACCCCTCGGCATCCAGTACCGGGCCCTGCTCGATGTGCAGTTCCAGATAACAGTGCAGGCTGTCGGGATTGCGGCGGGCCAGCAGGGCCGCTCGCGGTTCCAAGCCTTGTCGGTGCATCACCTCGGTCAGAGCCACTCCGTCCAGATCCCGAGCCGCCTCGATGCGCTCGGGCGTCAGTTCGCCGCAAAGGGCCGAGGACCCGAAAAGCCCCCCGAAACGCCCCTCTTCGTCGGAGAAAGCCACCAGCTCCAGCGGATACTTGAGCTTCAGCCCCTCCTCCTTGACGCGCCGCATGCACTCCAGCGAAACCAGCACGCCCAAGGCTCCGTCCAAGCTGCCGGCGTTGGGGACCGTGTCCAGGTGCGATCCGGTCAGCACGGCAGGAGCCTGACCGGCGTCGGCGAAGCATCCCAACACATTGGCCGCTTCGTCCATACGGGCTTGCAATCCCGCCTCCCGCAGGCGATCCATGAGCCAGCGGCGGGCTTCCATGTCGGCGTCGGTGAAGGCCATGCGGTATATGCCGCCATCAGCCTCGCGGCCTATCTTGGAAAGCGCTTCGATGTCTGATTGCAGGCGCTCGAAATCGACGCTGTAGGTTTCTCTCTGTGAGGACTTCTTGGAGGTGGCTTGGGTCATGAAACTTTTATCCTACCACTTGCTGCGCGTTGCTTCGCAACTTCCAAGCTCCCAAAACCAACTCCCAATGAAGTGTGCGAATTTATGCAACTGATCGTCTTCGGCTCTCGTCTTCTAACTATCGACAGCAGATTTTGTGGTTGACAAACACCACCTGGTCTCGCCTAGAATGGTGAACGCAATGACCAACCTGGACCAGTCCGGCTCTTTTCACGCGGATTCTTCAATCCACGCTGGACGCACCTACGCTCCGGCCCTCAGCGGTTCCCCCTGTTGCTGCTGTTGTCCCCGTCACAGCTAGTCCTGGAGCGTACCTGACGGCGGTCTTCCCCTGAATCAGATTTTCAACACAGCCCGCAGGTAGCTTCTCCTGCCGGGCTTTATCCATGCCTCGTGGCATCTCCAAGCCCGGCCCAACCGGCCTTTTCTGCGCCGAGGTGTATCCCAGTGCACTAAATGAACCTTGGAGACCCGAGATGACTTCGCCTTCGACATTAAAACTAACCGACCCTCCGGCACACGAAGAATGCCCGCCCCAGCACCTTGTGCGCTGGAGCCTGCAACGCTTCGAGAATCAGCGGCTGGTGCTCACCACGGGGTTCGGAATGGAGGGCTGCGCACTGATCGACCTCTACGCCCGCCATCAAGTCGCGCTGGATGTGCTCTATCTGGACACCGGCTTCTTTTTTCCCGAGACTCACCGCCTCATCGACCGGCTCAAAATCCGCTATCCCCATCTCAACTTCATCGACAAGGGCACCGACCTGACGCCTGAGAAACAGGCCGAGATCTACGGAGAGCGCTTGTGGGACGCCGACCCCGATCTGTGCTGCCGCCTGCGCAAGGTCATCCCCATGGAAAAAGCCCTGGCCGACGTCGACGTTTGGGTGACCGGGCTTCGACGGGGACAGTCGGCCCAGCGTGCTCACTTGAGCCAGGTGGAATGGAACTGGAAATACCAGGTTCTCAAGGTCTCTCCGCTGGCTTATTGGAGCCGCCGCCAGGTGCGCCGCTACATCGATCAGCATGACGTGCCTTACAACGAATTGCACGACAAAGGATTTCCCAGCATCGGCTGCACTCACTGCACCCGCCAGGTGCAGGGCCTGTCGGCGGACGAGTATTCGCGCGAGGGCCGATGGAACGGACAAGAAAAGACCGAGTGCGGACTTCATACCTGAGCCGCCCTATTGGAATGGGATAGACATGAACACCACACCTTTCAGCAAAAAGAAAACGCCGACCCAGGCCAAGCCGTCCAAGGTGGAAAAAGCCAAAGAAGGCGGACGCTTCCTGCGCGGAACCGTGGCCGAGACGCTGGCTGGCGACAAGGACCGTTTCTCGCCCGACGACGTGCAGCTTCTCAAGTTCCACGGCGTCTACCAGCAGGACGACCGCGACTTGCGCAAGGAGCGCCGCAAAAAAGGACTTGGCAAACACTGGCAGTTCATGATGCGGGTGGCCCTGCCCGCCGGCATCATGACCGCCGGCCAGTACCTCAGGCTCGATCAGGTGGCCGACCGGCTGGCCGACGGAAGCCTGCGCATCACCACCCGCCAGGGGATTCAGTTCCATGGCGTTCTCAAAGGCGACCTCAAGGCGGCGGTGGCGGAAATCAACGACAGCCTCATGACCACTCTGGGAGCCTGCGGAGACGTGGAACGCAACGTCATGGCCTGTCCGGCCCCCATCGACGATCCGGCTCACCGGGCCGTGCAGGAACTGGCCGAGGAGATCAGCCGCCAACTGCGTCCCCGCTCGGGCGCCTACCATGAGATTTGGATCGACGGCGAGAAAACGGTCTCAACCAAGCCCCCTGAGCCGGCGGCCGAGGAAGAAGATTTCTACGGAGCCACCTACTTGCCACGCAAGCTGAAGACCGGCGTGGCTTTGGAAAACGACAACTGCATCGACATCTTCTCCTACGACGTGGGACTGGTGGGGATGCTGGAGGACGACGAGATCGTCGGCTACAACCTGCTGGTGGGCGGCGGACTGGGCATGACCCACAACAAGCCCGAAACCGTCGCCCGGCTGGCTGAGCCGCTGGGCTATGTGGAGCCCGGGGACGCGGTCGAAGCGGTGCGTACGGTAGCGGCCATCTTCCGCGACCACGGCAACCGCTCCAACCGCCGCCAGGCCCGCCTCAAGTACCTGCTGGAACGCTGGGGACTGGAGCGCTTCCGCCGCGAGTTCGAGCGCCGCGCGCCTTTCAGG
This genomic window contains:
- a CDS encoding helix-turn-helix domain-containing protein produces the protein MHFRELVPRPQLRPYVRLIWVLEVDQAESFGSPERVVPDGLVEVVFHWRTPLVCRYDGEEFARQPRSVAVSQTRRFVEFRPEGACGFISARFHPWGACHFLGLPVSEVADSQVDAESLWGHATRELEAKLAGASGYRERVELLERFLLAQLHRHHKEQVEPLVREVWRRKGDLRIPQLCRDLGFSERGLERTFTSSLGMTPKRFARLTRFLHSCRQVRDRRRTPLTEIAQNCGYYDQSHFNAEFKSFSGMTPRQFRATQNVSFLEID
- a CDS encoding Zn-dependent hydrolase, producing the protein MTQATSKKSSQRETYSVDFERLQSDIEALSKIGREADGGIYRMAFTDADMEARRWLMDRLREAGLQARMDEAANVLGCFADAGQAPAVLTGSHLDTVPNAGSLDGALGVLVSLECMRRVKEEGLKLKYPLELVAFSDEEGRFGGLFGSSALCGELTPERIEAARDLDGVALTEVMHRQGLEPRAALLARRNPDSLHCYLELHIEQGPVLDAEGSTVGVVDEIVGLFKWSVRLIGQPDHAGTTPMDMRRDAFNGLAEFAHEVRRVLDENGSDDSVATIGKVDLTPGTANTVPGGVEFSLDVRDPDAQVLEDLAGAFRRVLSALGRRRDLMFEFDVLSQVAPMDCNKRLVEIISETADELDLRSRHMPSGAAHDAQIMAKMTPVGMIFVPSKDGRSHSPAEWTHWEDIESGANLMLNSLIRIAGGEFEDA
- a CDS encoding isochorismatase family cysteine hydrolase, with the translated sequence MPDKPAGRKAGETAPDTPRAGRKAGETAPDTPRDGEESPPQEEFINVDPLEDSYRGWVVQDPERFQREPVEGCALLCIDMQYLDAAPGHGVFAEAVDSGVPEEAQQYYFHRLEQVVLPNVRRLQDHFRHLNQEVIHVRIQSLTKDGRDRSPAHKRLQLLAAPGSKEADFLEQIAPMGDEIIINKSASGVFSATNLAYVLNNLDIETLFITGVYTDECVSTTIRDASDLGYYVILVEDACATVTEERHTFTVETLRNRYCRILSTEEVVEEVGGSPQAAAAH
- a CDS encoding TlpA disulfide reductase family protein: MTESVAPSSIGEVSMNRHLSWITALVLCSALGALSSVAAQSRGEAMVEIPLEIGPWDSNVSSVLSLTNQNREPLKPGEELSGNWDGLAYKVLRREDDSQPVDLWVDRDGDETPDEPVISLEPDQEVPVTVRCRLGGARECRLMVKLNYDDDHIHRILRRPTYAAHGRLEMGECSIPIVFRDFTADGRFDTNDLRRGTALGLDFDQDGRIYGRREHVGVEVFLACGKVWMIDDIDSSRAVLRLSRAGWPLPESNEPMAPLAFQLRDGGQLELASLQGRLTVLDFWATWCGPCVAAMPKLEEMHTRYGDRLQVLGLILDNRPDKEKEILQKAGVTYPNHALRDGEFDTAYRVLRSAHRSIPLYIVLDEDSRFIAGLSDAEELAALIKERLPEP
- a CDS encoding VOC family protein, which translates into the protein MTAGFEVVGETFVAVQVPDAQASAEWYQRVLGLEEVKRLDAEDGRFSIRILARTGLTVELIRTNTAVDVSGTPRGLFKAGFYVDDIGAAFRWLNSQQVETDEGIFSDEALSVRTFVFRDPDGNRLQVFAKLSEN
- a CDS encoding NADPH-dependent assimilatory sulfite reductase hemoprotein subunit, producing MNTTPFSKKKTPTQAKPSKVEKAKEGGRFLRGTVAETLAGDKDRFSPDDVQLLKFHGVYQQDDRDLRKERRKKGLGKHWQFMMRVALPAGIMTAGQYLRLDQVADRLADGSLRITTRQGIQFHGVLKGDLKAAVAEINDSLMTTLGACGDVERNVMACPAPIDDPAHRAVQELAEEISRQLRPRSGAYHEIWIDGEKTVSTKPPEPAAEEEDFYGATYLPRKLKTGVALENDNCIDIFSYDVGLVGMLEDDEIVGYNLLVGGGLGMTHNKPETVARLAEPLGYVEPGDAVEAVRTVAAIFRDHGNRSNRRQARLKYLLERWGLERFRREFERRAPFRLQPPRQMGRLPFHDHLGTQRQGDGRWFYGLFVQNGRITDREGKQLRTALRRIVQELSPGVHATAQQSLLLTGLDLPSLERVKGLLREHGVEEAGQLTQVRRHSMACPALPTCGLALGESERLLPSVLQELERELDELGLKSSPLTVRMTGCPNGCARPYTADLAFVARSPSTYHVFVGGRLEGDRIADLFAADVKPRDFLETLRPLLRLWSSQRRRGESLGDFYQRRLGDGSHRRRITGKEEPTQARLHSLEVAL
- a CDS encoding phosphoadenylyl-sulfate reductase, whose product is MTSPSTLKLTDPPAHEECPPQHLVRWSLQRFENQRLVLTTGFGMEGCALIDLYARHQVALDVLYLDTGFFFPETHRLIDRLKIRYPHLNFIDKGTDLTPEKQAEIYGERLWDADPDLCCRLRKVIPMEKALADVDVWVTGLRRGQSAQRAHLSQVEWNWKYQVLKVSPLAYWSRRQVRRYIDQHDVPYNELHDKGFPSIGCTHCTRQVQGLSADEYSREGRWNGQEKTECGLHT
- a CDS encoding VOC family protein, whose product is MSAHQKINYVEFPANDLQATKSFFRKTFGWSFQDYGPTYTSFSDSGLAGGFFKSGLKASTADGSALVVLYSSDLEETYEKVVKAGGSIVKEIFSFPGGRRFHFTEPSGNELAVWSDA